The genomic region CGAGGCTCAGGCCACGGGTGGCCCCTCAGGCGGGCGCTGCTGAAGGGAGCCCGGCAGGCCCGTTCAGCTCCTGAGACGGCGGGGGACCGGCTTGGACACCGAGCCGGATTTTGTGCGTATATATACACAAATGCATAATTTTATCTGTGCGTGAAAGACCTCACAGAACAGTCGAGTCGTGTGCAGGCTTGGCCCTGATGCGTTTGGTTGTAGTCGTTGTTCAGGTGTGCTGGATGGAGAGTGACAGATTatgaaataatcttttttaGATTTGTATATGATTTAGAGTTGTTTAAATAAGGTTATGTACATAATTACATGAGGAGAGAACAGCCTAGTCATGCTAATCCCAATGATTTTGTCATTGTTTGAATAGAACTGAGATGAGGTCTACCCTGCTTAATTGGGACTCAGATAGCAAACTTTGTAATTGGATATGTTATGAAGTGCTTCAGAAAATAAgagttaacttttttttttaacgttgCCAGAATACTATGGATAAGAACTTTCAAGAAGAGTTTACGCAAATTATTAAATTTGAACCTCCTTTGTACAAACAACGCTACCAGTTTGTTAAAGATTTAGTGGAGAAGTACAAACCAAAGAAGGTTGGTATGTTTTGTCTCTTTAGGTTATATACTTGAAAGTGAGTTGACACTTGGCATCTCAGGAAGACAAAATGCATAACTGAATGTCCTTAGCAGATACCTCATGAGATGTTGTTTTTCAGGGGCGTATAAAATTAATGTTACTTGATGGGAAGAGGAGAATATTTAAACAAGAGAAATACCTTAGACTGTTTTTGAAATAGTGGGcattctgtttttaatttaatgctgTGGAGTTACGTTCAAGTTGCTTTCCTCATAGTTAGGTTTTGCTTTCCAGAGCTGTTAGCATAGCGTTTCACGTTTATCTCATCGTTTGCATGGGTGGTCTCAGATAAGAAGTGACACTGAGAGTGTAGGATTGTGTGAGGCTAACTCAACTCCACTTTATTAAGGTCTTGTAACTCTCCACCTGTGTTGTCACCTGTGTCTCCCCAATATACCAGaacttttttttcactgcttacTGTGAAAAGTTAAATTATTTAAGTAACATTCTCTAGTGTTTGCTCTCTTCTAATGTGTCCTccccccttccttccccagaaCATCTTTTCAGGTCTGCAGTGTTTAACCCTTAAAGTGATGTTAATATCTTCAGGGCATGCAACTGATGCACCTGCATTACTTAAGTAATCATACTTTTAGTAGCTAACTAAAATCTAATCCAGTCTGTGATACTGTGGCACTGTAATCTGCTTTCACATAGAACTTATTCACCAGTGCTGCATGTGTCTTTGAAGGTTTGAATGTTCTGATTTAGGGTGTGGGAGGGGCAGGAAGATGAACCTGCTGTTTACACAGACTGTAGATAAAGTGGACAGAAACAACTCAGGATTTTCACATGGGGAACAGCAGTATGCTTCAGCCTTGACTGAGCCTGAGAAAGAACAGTGGGGGTTGGTTTACATACTCAACTATCTCTTTAGCTTACAGGAAAGATTATCTATTATTTGACTTCATGGTCTGAGTATCCCCAGTGTTCCCCACTTAAACAGAAGACTGAGCCTGTAAACTTGTTTTATGCAGATTCCTTGCTGCTAACTTGGCTGCTGGTGAGCCTGCTCTCAGTGTTTTGGAGGGAGAACAGCCCAGTGAAAAGCAGTGATCAATGTGAAAATTGCTGCAGTGTTTATACTTAAAATCGTACCTTACTTTTACTCATGTGGAAGACATTCTCCAGTTAGAGTGTACTTGTACTTGTTTATAGCTGTACTAACAAAaggttaattatttttaaaaaaatcttgccGGATCTTCAcgtatgttttttaaaatgaattttcaaattGCTTGGTTGCAGCTGTAAGTTACGATTCTGAAATGCTTTAtcattaaaaagttattttgataagtatggaattttaattttaagcaagTCTGAAACTTCTGCAACTCTGAAATTACTTAGAAATATATAgcatttatacatttttttaatatctaattTACAGGTGGCAGATTTAGGATGTGCTGATTGCAGCCTTCTCTGGATGCTTAAATTCTGCAGTTGCATTGAAGTGCTAGCTGGGCTAGATATCTGTGCAAATataatgaaagagaaaatgtaagcTCTTTGATTGTTTTgagttttgtgtttgtcttGACCTACTGGTGTGGTGGGTTGGCCGTGGCTGGAGCCAGAAGCTCACCAGAAGCTGCTCTATCATTCCCCTTCCTTGGCTggacaaagagagaaaatacaacaaaatgtTCGTGAGTTCAAGGGCAGGAAGGGATCACTCATCAGTTACATCATGGGCAGAACAGACTTGACTTGGGAAATcaattgaatttattttcaaaatcagagtaggataatTAGAAgtaaaggaaattttaaaaacaccttctcCCTACCTCTCACTCCTTCATGGGTTTAACTTTAGTGCTTATTCTCTATCTCCTCTCCTGCAGTGTTGCAGAGAGATGAGGAATGGGGATTTCAGTCAGTTCATTACAtgttatttctgctgctgcttcctcctcagGGAGAGAAGTCCTTCTTCTGCTCCAGCATTTGGTTTGTCCCATGGGGGAGACAGACTTCCATGATCTTCTCCAGCAGGGATCCTTCCCAGGGGGTTGCAGTTCTTCATGCACTGCTCCAGCCCAGGTTGCTTTCCGCAGGGTGCagtcctgcaggagcaggctgctccagcGTGGGTGCCCCTCTGGATCATGAGTCCTGCCAGGCAcgctgctccagtgtgggctcctTTCTCCAGAGgttcctgccaggagcctgctccagcatggccttTCCCTCTGAGAAGCCTTTCCTATAGCCCCCTGGCCACCTTGCTGTGCAAGCTAAATAAAAGTGGCATGGTGCAGCATTTCTTGTTGAGCCTTTCAAAATCAGGGTaactgcagaaacagcagcGTGGTAAGTGAAGAGCTCTGTCATTGTTAGTTACGTGGGGTCTGTGCCTGGGAACTCCTGGGCTGTAGGTGCCCATAACATAACCTAATGTAGCCAAAGGTCTGGGTCATGCAGAGGCCCTCAGGGTGTGCACATCTGAGAAATGCACTGTAAAGGCACTAATGCACGGTGTTAAGAATATCTGTGTATGCTTATATGTTATTGTTTTCAGAAAGATaggttttggtatttttgaaATGTACATGGAACTTCTAGTCACCATGGTGGGGGCTTGTTCTTGTTTATCATTTTGAAATAGGAAGGTTATCTCAGTGTGTGGTGTCTGGTTAGAACCTCTCTAAGAAAGAGAGGTTTATGTGATCTTTGAAGCATTGGTCTGATGGATGAACGTAGGTTTCTTGAAAGCAGATTAATACAATTTCAGTGAACATGTAGGATCTGGAAGCTGATGTTATCTTGCTCTTTGTCAAGAATGAAGTAaccttttatatttaatatttattgtgTGTTTTGTCTAGTGTTGTATTTAAGAATGAAATTTTCACGTGTTCTTTGGTTTCTAAGtgtattttatttggaaaaagtAGTTAATATGCTTGCCTAAAACTCCCCTCAAAACCCCACAAAGCTTGTGTAAACCAGACTTTGTGTGTCTGGAACGGAACTATTATCAGTATTTACAAGTGTTTTTCCAAGTGACTTGAGAGTATAATGGAGATTTTCGTAAACATGAAGGACAGTTTCTGGATTAACTTCTGCTCTTTCTGTTCTATCATAGTTAGCTACAAAAAGTGTTTATATTGCATATTCTTTTTTATATCCGTGTAAAGTAGTTAACCTTTTTGAGATTTAAGAGGTATCTATGCAGGGTGTTACCTAGATCATTTGCATGCACTGTTTATCTTGTCTTAAAGTCCTTCCTGTAACATCATACTTTTCATACTTTTGTAGGCATACATTGTCTCCTCTTCCTGTTGATTATTTGCAACCATCTGAAAGATCCCTAACTGTTACCCTGCATCATGGTTCAGTTGCCCATAAAGATCCTTGCATGCTTGGTTTTGACTTGGTGACGTGTATTGAACTGTGAGTATTAGGACAAtacaaaatgattttttaagTCCATTTGAGTTCAGTTTGGAATTTTGTCCATGCTCCAACAGGCTTGAGTAAAACTTTGAAGCAGAGGAGTAGAATTAGGGAAGTATAAAGTAGAAGAGTGGCTTCTAACTCATGCTTAAATTAACCATACTAAACAATTCAAGTAGTGGTTATGGTGGGAAGAGGATACTGATGGAAAAGTACAAAATGCAAGAGGAGATTTGCTTAGACAAAATGCCCTGGTCTGCCACTTGGCCATGGTGCCAGTGCTCATATTGTACAGGTAAGTGTAAAATGATGAGTTACAGATAcaggtttggggttgttttgacTGGTTGTTAAGATTATAGTAGTGtgtttttaaacacagacaTCAACTTATTCTTTTCAGAATAGAACACCTGGAAGAATCAGAGCTGAAGAAGTTTCCTGAAGTGGTGTTCGGTTTCATGGCTCCAAGAATAGTTGTGATCAGCACTCCAAATTCTGAATTTAACCCTTTGCTTCCAAGAGTGAAGTTATACAGGCATCCAGACCACAAATTTGAGTGGAGCCAAGCACAGTTTCAAAGCTGGTAAGGTACTGAACATCATATGCTGGGTACATATGATGCAGCTCTGAATGTCCACTGGAGTGAGAAATGAATGgctgtttattttcagaatggTTCACTTACATGGTTTGCTGTCATGAAGTGTCACCTGCTGATTCAGTGGTTTCTCTGCTGTTGAGAGCAGTTAAGTGTATTCTGTGGGTTTTATATTTTCTGATGGTGGTTATATTGACTTTAACTGCCCTGCAAAAAAGATGTAAAGCTTTTACTTACTTTTTAGATATCTTTATTACAATTAACATAGTTGAAATGTAAGGTATCAATTAATCTTTTTGCATAATACCCTGCTGTAGAAATTATTCACAAAATCCAAGAAATGTGCTTGCTATATATGGTTGGTAATCAAAGCACTCAGAGTATGCAAGCAGATTTGTCAGATagctgcagcagtggggcaTGTTGGACACAGGATAGTTGAATGGCTCATGGCACAATGAAGGATTTAATGCAAATCAGATGCACATGACAGATGTTTACATGAGATCTATCTTACCCTTAATATCAGGAATGTAATAAAACAAATAGAAAGTGGGATGCTATGATAACATTCAACTGTCAGGCAGTTGTGGAAGAAAATACATGATACTGTAAAGAATGCCATACCTCAGTAGCCAACTCCTGGAGTATCTATCCTGGAAATTTTGCCCCTTAAGCTGTGTTGTTTCTGCCATACACTTTAAAGTATCCAGTGATTTTTGAGTAAATAGTTTTGCAAAGCTGGAAGCACGTATTTTCCCCTGCATAATACTAAAAACTGTCTGTAATTAGCTACCTTAGAATACCTTAGAGACTATTTCTATGACTTCAAGTATATTTAGATTTTGTCTTTAGATAGgtatgaatttaaaatattgatatCACTGaagaaatgtggggtttttttgaactGTAAACATGAGAAAGCCTTTGTGTcgtgaaataaaaatattacattattCTCTAAAATACATGAGAtgttaatataattttcttctttttcatggAGAATGATGGAGGTAGGTAGTGCAGTTTTGgttccctgccccattccttTGTTCACCCTGGCTGATGTACTATAAGGTACTTTTCATTTAGATGTTTTGTACACTGTTGTAACCCTGATTAGGTAGATTTTAGTCTTTCTGTATTACCACACTTTCTCTATTAATTGGTCTCCTGTGGTTTAgagatgtttgttttttatgggttcttctgaaataattttgttcctgAAAATCAGTTTTGAGCTGACTTCCAGATTGGTGACTAAGCAACTGTGAGCATTAACATATTATGTACATATTTTAGAAGAAACAGTAATGTTTGGATGGCTAAATTACTGATGCTAAATGATTCAGACTGTGGTAGGCATCTCACAGCTCTGGTACAACAAGATGTGACAGTGTTTATCTTCAGGCATGGGAGTATTGTCAGAGAAATGTTCAAGCCTTCGCAGCCTTAGAGTCTTGTTTCTCCTTAAGAATGGATCTTTATCACATAGAGAGATGAATATTTCTATAATAGGAATAATTTGTCTTTCTTAGGGCTCTAGAGACTGCTAGATGCTATGATTACTCAGTGGAATTTACTGGTGTCGGGGACCCACCGACAGGAATGGAGAAGGTTGGGTTTTGTACCCAAATAGGTGTGTTTGTTAGAAAATATCCTCAAACTGGTGAATCTGTTCAGTCTGAGAAACCCACTGAAGCAGTTTACAAAACAgtaagtattttcttcttttagagGTATGAATAAAGAGTCAGGACAAGACAGTCTCATTCTTTATGTTTCCAGTTGTACAGGGTATTTGCTAAATAACAGTATGGATAATCAGTCTTACCTGAAGTTACTCCTATCTTTGGAGTGAAATTTTTCCATTCTGACAGCTATTTTTCCTCTAgtcaataattttatttattatgtgGCTGTTGGCAGTGACACAGATTTTTCAgatacataaaaaaatattgcataaaTCAAACTTTTTTCAGAGTTGACATGAAgtaacaatgaaaaaataaatgcactgCTGGGCTTTTATTCAATTTTATAAGGCcttaaattatttgtttcagtgaacatacttaaatattttaattatttatgtaaaaatatgTATCTTCAAATGACTTGTGACCCAAACTGAAACTAAAGCAGGGTTATAGCTTTATCTTTTATGGTTTCCAAGCTATAAAAACATTTGTAATTTCAGTGTTGCAAATTGCTATGCATGTGAAATGTCACCTGTCATCTACTGCCATTAATAAAGTCATGAAATGCTCTTTAATGCTCACCAAACTTGGAAATACATCTAGGTGATGGACATGTACTGGAAATTGCTTTCATTAGCTCCTATTACAGGGTCATTTTGGAGAGAGTTTTGACATGGGTATCCCTTGAGATTAAACAAGAGTGTTAATGTTGTGTGTCTCttgccaaattaatttttactagGTAAATAATTCATAGGAATAAGTCAACATTTCAAGATGTATTTGGAAAGTGAGAAATAATTATAGAGAGTGGAACTTCATTGGTAGTGTGTTGGTATAAAGCAGTTCCTAGTAACCTGGTGGAAACTGCTTAGTTTCCTTAACTGCCTTGGAGTATAGCTCAGTGTAGAACACACTACAAGTTCACAGATTTTGATGTCACAATTTATTTGTAGCATTCCCTACAGCTGTGAGAGCACATTTAATGTTTTaccctgaaaacaaaaaaatgacaTGCTGTAGTTTTGGATTCCAGGTGACAGTTTAGAAGTTATTTAGACTCTCCATCGTTATGGAACTGTCCCCAGAACCCCATAATGTGAGAAGTAAGAGTATTATTAAAAAGAGATAAAGAATTGCAGGGCTTTATCTTGCTGATCTACAAGTGTAGCTTGCAGGTATAGCCggctgggttttggggtgtttgtttgACTTCAGTTAACTGCCAGTGTAGTTGTAAGACAAAAACCAGCTCATATTGCCTAGTTTTGGTTAACTAAAACAGTTTAATAAGCAAAACAGgattgaataaaaaaatacattcacaTTTTAGAAGCTTTTTTGGATGGCAAATGTTAAAATCGGAGCTTGTGATAGTGATAAAC from Cinclus cinclus chromosome 8, bCinCin1.1, whole genome shotgun sequence harbors:
- the HENMT1 gene encoding small RNA 2'-O-methyltransferase — protein: MDKNFQEEFTQIIKFEPPLYKQRYQFVKDLVEKYKPKKVADLGCADCSLLWMLKFCSCIEVLAGLDICANIMKEKMHTLSPLPVDYLQPSERSLTVTLHHGSVAHKDPCMLGFDLVTCIELIEHLEESELKKFPEVVFGFMAPRIVVISTPNSEFNPLLPRVKLYRHPDHKFEWSQAQFQSWALETARCYDYSVEFTGVGDPPTGMEKVGFCTQIGVFVRKYPQTGESVQSEKPTEAVYKTVFKAVYPSLKDEKYLQNAVIREVIFTAQIIKHHLMSKREEYSDDPERKSKSQPSMDCFSDCLGKLVVEKNMEPFVSGNEVYVPLATIFSFPKVNRLCGTFEKLCKLIAGKVTLSSDGSAVIFNIEHENEEN